In Corylus avellana chromosome ca2, CavTom2PMs-1.0, the following proteins share a genomic window:
- the LOC132171574 gene encoding ycf20-like protein: protein MACGAGSTMLRPGLSIMEAETPERSCLPLAHNWCSEPSFIGAQNPNKFPIKSAPFSRRSFQRRKQGWKVGFALDTGGIPGNGEGPDLGRTRLGRIVSAAGRQVLEKLNSARKNFPMKIFLLLLGFYTANALATILGQTGDWDVLVAGVVVSAIEGIGVLVYRKPPPLSTARLQSFVGMVNYWKAGVCLGLFVDAFKLGS from the exons ATGGCATGTGGAGCGGGATCGACGATGCTTCGACCAGGTTTATCAATAATGGAGGCCGAAACCCCAGAAAGATCATGTTTACCCCTCGCCCACAACTGGTGCAGTGAGCCTAGTTTCATCGGTGCCCAAAATCCAAACAAATTTCCCATAAAGTCTGCACCTTTTTCCCGGAGGAG TTTTCAGAGAAGAAAGCAAGGGTGGAAAGTAGGGTTTGCATTGGACACTGGAGGGATTCCTGGAAATGGTGAGGGCCCTGATCTTGGACGCACTCGATTGGGCAGAATAGTGAGTGCAGCTGGAAGACAGGTATTGGAGAAGCTGAACTCGGCTAGGAAGAACTTCCCCATGAAGATATTTCTGCTTCTTTTGGGTTTCTACACAGCAAATGCATTGGCAACAATCCTTGGGCAGACTGGGGATTGGGATGTGCTGGTTGCAGGtgttgttgtttctgccattGAGGGGATTGGGGTGCTTGTGTACAGAAAGCCTCCTCCTCTGTCTACTGCCAGATTGCAGTCTTTCGTTGGGATGGTGAATTACTGGAAAGCTGGAGTGTGCTTGGGCCTATTTGTGGATGCTTTTAAATTGGGTAGTtaa
- the LOC132172833 gene encoding putative metallophosphoesterase At3g03305 has product MRIVILVMLLCLTTTCASSGHAARIIEEAGGRDLSSFSSSSKPHWNSNGGNNRRVIDVKGGPESVVWVVQLSDLHFSVHHPDRARDFKTIVGSALSMINPSLVLITGDLTDGKSKDLLTMKQNEVEWIEYQNIMEDVIKRSGLEKSVFFDLRGNHDNFGVPAVGGSFDFFSNYSINGKLGRSQNVNSVTLQNGEQKHLFVGFDSTMPVGLRGPTNLFGHPTDQLLAELDLELSQWNSQSTKPVTKISFGHFPLSFSAPSYSGKSLKDIFLKHSLSAYLCGHLHYGFGKNLKRHHQSSHHFLSLPKFFQFNIHQVSSGSDVNCSFGAPQIEEFWEWEMGDWRKSRAMRILAIDRGHVSYVDIDFKSGTKKTIILPTFPLDSRFMSTSSSLRKYECQVMLPSSYDSVRALVFSVSPIVSVMTKIYDTRPGNLSLVMETSMTKLLDNTARGDLYAAPWNYKAFEDPSPDRFWLQIEATDILGRSTLTELKPFSVNGLSAKISWTWKEFFVMGCQWAALYYPIFWLALYFMFSILLIPKALLIFSKKQYTYKNFIANKGFLNGTAWVLQELCRLPIVWYGMLGYLFHLILFPWFFGQVLPDVEDRGYMTYMGWVVKSYDERGKLDYVGSPDIMVLVLPHLLFVVLPAILVTVALAAERGFYREHFLSCSGKKEDDYDREKKRSLLYDHRRSGNSKFHLGERWIRKVLLVVCLVIFWKHFKSCRALVKAYGMNPLIHFPGYSLSVPVLLAYAFFKTRNI; this is encoded by the exons ATGAGAATTGTGATTCTGGTGATGCTCCTATGCCTCACCACCACGTGCGCTTCTTCTGGGCATGCAGCAAGAATCATTGAAGAGGCAGGAGGACGAgatttgtcttctttttcttcctcttcaaaacCCCATTGGAATAGCAATGGCGGGAATAATAGGAGAGTGATAGATGTGAAGGGAGGCCCAGAATCAGTGGTGTGGGTGGTTCAGCTCTCTGATCTCCATTTCAGTGTCCACCACCCCGACAGAGCTCGTGATTTCAAAACCATTGTGGGCTCTGCTCTCTCCATGATCAACCCCTCCCTTGTCCTCATCACTGGTGATCTCACAG ATGGGAAAAGCAAGGACTTGTTAACAATGAAGCAAAATGAGGTTGAGTGGATTGAATACCAGAACATAATGGAAGATGTTATAAAAAGAAGTGGACTTGAGAAGAGTGTCTTCTTCGACCTTCGAGGGAATCATGATAATTTTGGTGTGCCAGCTGTTGGTGGttcatttgatttcttttcaaaCTATAGCATCAATGGAAAGTTGGGCAGAAGTCAGAATGTCAATAGTGTCACCCTTCAG AATGGCGAGCAGAAACATCTCTTTGTCGGTTTTGACAGCACAATGCCTGTTGGTTTACGAGGTCCAACTAATCTTTTTGGGCATCCTACTGATCAACTGTTAGCTGAATTAGATTTGGAGCTCTCTCAGTGGAATTctcaatcaacaaaaccagtGACCAAGATCTCCTTCGGGCATTTTCCACTATCATTCTCAGCACCGTCATATTCTGGAAAGAGTCTAAAAGATATTTTCCTCAAGCATTCGCTATCAGCTTACCTATGTGGGCATCTCCACTATGGGTTTGGTAAGAATTTGAAGCGTCACCACCAGTCTAGTCATCATTTTTTGTCCCTGCCAAAGTTTTTCCAGTTTAATATACACCAAGTATCTTCTGGAAGTGATGTAAATTGTTCTTTTGGAGCCCCACAAATTGAAGAATTCTGGGAGTGGGAGATGGGTGACTGGAGGAAGAGTAGAGCAATGCGAATTTTGGCCATTGATAGAGGTCATGTTTCATATGTTGACATTGACTTTAAGTCAGGaactaaaaaaacaattatattacCCACATTTCCACTAGACTCACGCTTCATGTCAACATCTTCATCACTTCGCAAGTATGAATGTCAAGTTATGCTGCCATCATCATATGACTCAGTTAGAGCCCTGGTCTTTTCCGTTTCTCCTATTGTGTCTGTTATGACTAAGATCTATGACACCAGACCTGGAAATCTCAGTTTGGTCATGGAGACATCTATGACGAAGCTTTTGGATAACACCGCCAGGGGAGATCTTTATGCTGCTCCTTGGAATTACAAAGCATTTGAGGACCCATCTCCCGATAGATTTTGGCTGCAAATTGAAGCAACTGACATCTTGGGCAGATCAACTTTGACTGAATTAAAGCCATTTTCTGTTAATGGTCTTAGTGCCAAGATCTCCTGGACATGGAAGGAATTTTTTGTAATGGGTTGTCAGTGGGCTGCCTTGTATTACCCCATATTCTGGCTTGCTCTGTATTTTATGTTCTCCATTCTTCTCATTCCAAAAGCTCTCTTGATCTTCTCAAAGAAGCAGTATACGTACAAAAATTTCATTGCCAATAAAGGCTTCCTAAATGGCACAGCATGGGTTCTACAAGAGCTGTGCAGGCTTCCCATAGTATGGTATGGCATGTTAGGATACTTGTTCCACCTTATATTATTCCCCTGGTTTTTTGGGCAAGTTTTACCTGATGTTGAGGATAGAGGATACATGACTTATATGGGCTGGGTAGTTAAAAGTTATGATGAAAGGGGAAAACTTGATTATGTTGGATCTCCAGATATAATGGTGCTGGTTCTTCCCCATCTCTTATTTGTGGTTTTGCCTGCTATTTTGGTTACTGTAGCTTTGGCTGCTGAAAGAGGGTTCTATAGGGAACATTTTCTATCATGTTcaggaaagaaagaagatgattATGATCGGGAAAAGAAGAGGTCTCTATTGTATGATCACCGACGCAGTGGAAATTCGAAGTTCCATTTAGGCGAGCGTTGGATACGAAAAGTTCTCTTGGTGGTGTGCCTTGTGATCTTTTGGAAGCATTTTAAG AGCTGCAGGGCTTTAGTAAAAGCTTATGGGATGAATCCATTGATCCATTTTCCTGGATATAGCCTTTCAGTTCCAGTATTGCTAGCTTATGCCTTCTTCAAAACCAGGAATATCTGA
- the LOC132172637 gene encoding gamma-tubulin complex component 2: MDLTTTSSPSTPRWNVERPFLTGRFHQETKAMSRFAEAKGFSVESFSGAGLDKAIGCFDAAVQELIVIDDLLSAMVGIEGRYISIKRVRGKEDHVIFLVDPSMDLALQELAKKIFPLCESFLMINQFVESRSQFKNGLVNHAFAAALRALLLDYQAMVAQLEHQFQLGRLSIQGLWFYCQPMMASMQALSTVIQKASANNFAGSAVLNLLQSQAKAMAGDSAVRSLLEKMAQCASNAYLGILERWVYEGVIDDPYGEFFIAENKSLQKESLTQDYDAKYWRQRYSLKDGIPSFLANIAGTILTTGKYLNVMRECGHTVQVPVSENSKLMSFGSNHHYLECIKAAYDFASSELLNLIKEKYDLIGKLRSIKHYLLLDQGDFLVHFMDIARDELTKKLDDISVEKLQSLLDLALRTTAAAADPCHEDLTCCVERSSLLKRLGTLKDPEVIRTVAEGNDLEEPMNITGLETFSLSYKVQWPLSIVISRKALRKYQLIFRFLFRCKHVDRQLCGAWQVHQGVRALNMRGTAISRSSLLCRSMLKFINSLLHYLTFEVLEPNWHIMHNRLQTAKSIDEVVQHHDFFLDKCLRECLLLLPELLKKVERLKSLCLQYAAATQWLISSSIDIPKLDELSDGSVGNSKSPSRAVKLTSRNAAVTDSILKFEREFNAELQSLGPILSSSSQAEPYLTHLAQWILGVGKDQ, from the exons ATGGACTTAACGACGACGTCTTCCCCCTCCACCCCTCGCTGGAACGTCGAGCGGCCCTTCCTCACTGGCCGATTCCACCag GAAACTAAGGCGATGTCTCGGTTCGCAGAAGCAAAGGGTTTCTCAGTGGAATCCTTTAG TGGCGCTGGACTGGACAAGGCCATAGGTTGCTTCGATGCTGCGGTTCAG GAGCTTATTGTTATTGATGATCTCCTTTCCGCTATGGTTGGAATTGAAGGACGATACATCTCAATCAAAAGAGTTCGTGGAAAGGAGGATCATGTTATCTTCCTGGTTGATCCATCTATGGATTTAGCACTTCAG GAATTGGCCAAAAAGATTTTCCCCTTGTGTGAGAGCTTTCTTATGATTAACCAGTTTGTTGAGTCGAGGTCCCAGTTCAAGAATGGCCTAGTTAATCATGCCTTTGCTGCTGCACTCAGGGCACTCCTTCTG GATTACCAGGCCATGGTGGCACAGCTTGAGCACCAGTTTCAACTTGGAAGACTTTCCATACAAGGATTGTGGTTTTACTGTCAG CCCATGATGGCGTCTATGCAAGCATTGTCAACTGTGATACAGAAGGCTTCAGCTAATAATTTTGCAGGTTCTGCAGTTCTTAACCTGTTGCAGAGCCAG GCTAAGGCCATGGCTGGTGATAGTGCAGTGAGGTCATTGCTTGAAAAGATGGCGCAATGCGCAAGCAATGCATATCTTGGCATATTGGAAAG GTGGGTCTATGAAGGAGTGATTGATGATCCTTATGGTGAATTTTTCATAGCAGAGAACAAATCTCTTCAAAAG gagAGCCTCACTCAGGATTATGATGCTAAGTATTGGAGACAGCGGTACAGCCTCAAGGACGGGATTCCTAGCTTCCTCGCGAATATTGCTGGAACAATTTTGACCACAGGAAAATATCTGAATGTCATGAGAGAATGTGGGCATACTGTTCAG GTCCCTGTAtcagaaaattcaaaattaatgaGCTTTGGATCGAACCATCATTATCTTGAGTGTATAAAAGCTGCTTATGATTTTGCGAGTAGCGAGCTCTTAAATCTCATTAAAGAAAAG TATGATCTAATCGGAAAGTTGCGTTCGATAAAGCACTATCTTCTTCTCGATCAG GGTGATTTCTTGGTTCATTTTATGGATATAGCTCGAGATGAACTCACGAAAAAGCTTGATGACATTTCTGTGGAGAAGCTGCAG TCCCTGCTAGACCTTGCTTTGCGTACCACAGCAGCTGCTGCAGATCCTTGTCATGAGGACTTAACATGTTGTGTG GAAAGATCATCATTGCTTAAAAGATTGGGCACACTAAAAGATCCTGAAGTTATTAGGACAGTTGCTGAAGGTAATGATCTGGAGGAGCCAATGAACATTACTGGCCTTGAAACATTTTCTTTGAGCTACAAG GTGCAATGGCCATTGTCTATAGTTATATCAAGAAAAGCCCTAAGAAAGTATCAATTAATTTTCCGCTTTCTTTTTCGCTGTAAACATGTTGACCGCCAGCTTTGTGGGGCGTGGCAAGTGCATCAA GGAGTTCGTGCCCTTAACATGCGAGGAACTGCAATCTCCAGATCATCACTGCTGTGTCGTAGCatgctcaaatttattaatagcCTTCTGCATTATCTAACATTTGAG gtTCTCGAACCCAATTGGCACATAATGCATAACAGACTTCAGACTGCAAAAAGTATAGATGAG GTTGTCCAGCATCATGATTTTTTCCTTGATAAGTGTCTCAGAGAATGTTTGCTTCTTTTGCCTGAGCTGCTGAAG AAGGTGGAGAGGCTAAAATCACTGTGCCTACAATATGCAGCAGCAACACAGTGGTTGATATCATCTTCCATTGACATTCCCAAGCTAGATGAATTGTCTGATGGTTCAGTTGGGAATTCAAAAAGTCCATCAAGGGCAGTTAAATTAACTAGCAGAAATGCTGCGGTCACTGATTCCATTCT CAAATTCGAGAGGGAGTTTAATGCTGAGCTTCAGAGCTTGGGACCAATATTGAGCAGTAGTTCCCAAGCAGAGCCATACTTGACACATCTTGCACAGTGGATCCTTGGTGTTGGAAAAGACCAATAA